From Armatimonadia bacterium, the proteins below share one genomic window:
- a CDS encoding CopG family transcriptional regulator — MPARSHSADKVTIKIPRPLYERIGAAIEGAGYDSVTDFIVHVLRDIVSTHELAEEGRPYSEQDLEKVKARLRALGYL; from the coding sequence ATGCCCGCACGTTCCCACAGCGCAGACAAGGTTACCATCAAGATCCCCCGTCCGCTCTATGAGAGGATCGGAGCAGCCATCGAAGGAGCCGGGTACGATTCTGTGACCGACTTCATCGTCCACGTGCTGCGCGACATCGTCTCGACCCATGAGCTGGCGGAGGAGGGGCGTCCGTACTCGGAGCAGGATCTTGAGAAGGTGAAGGCGCGCCTGCGGGCTTTGGGGTATCTCTGA
- the nikR gene encoding nickel-responsive transcriptional regulator NikR, producing MGIERFGVSMDQELLSRFDERIHRAGYTNRSEAIRDIVRDYLVRGEWTAGDTEVIGTLTLVYDHHTRLLEGKLTELQHEHHEYIRCSTHVHLDHHNCLEVIVLAGPADKVRSLAEELISARGVKHGELTCTTTGRELT from the coding sequence GTGGGTATCGAACGCTTTGGTGTGTCCATGGACCAGGAGTTGCTCTCGCGGTTCGACGAGCGTATCCACCGCGCGGGCTATACCAACCGCTCAGAGGCTATTCGCGACATCGTACGCGATTACCTGGTACGCGGCGAGTGGACTGCCGGTGACACCGAGGTGATTGGCACCCTCACCCTCGTCTACGACCACCACACTCGGCTGCTCGAGGGCAAGCTCACCGAACTGCAGCATGAGCACCACGAGTACATCCGCTGCAGCACCCACGTCCACCTCGACCACCACAACTGCCTGGAGGTCATCGTCCTCGCGGGACCAGCCGACAAGGTTCGCAGCCTCGCCGAGGAGCTCATCAGCGCCCGCGGCGTGAAGCACGGAGAGCTAACCTGCACCACCACCGGCCGCGAACTAACCTGA
- a CDS encoding TIM barrel protein, whose product MDIGIAGWAIVRRFKDEQKPLALLDFPRVAKEEFGIYHLELNNLFMASKDESYCGEVAAATREAGVALWGMAVDGTGDLSLLDEAKRQESLANALAYFDIASWLGLKYFRVNTGGSAESGPDELAACIKSFRALAEEGARRGIKIATENHGGLATQPDNMIKLIQGVGLDTMASLPDYGNFDDSFRYEGMAKIMPYAVGVHAKWNKRDGGRIDIPRMVQITRDGGYDGPIFIEDGKGDDHRAVLQLKGALMACMPEYEDII is encoded by the coding sequence ATGGATATCGGCATCGCCGGCTGGGCCATCGTCCGACGCTTCAAGGATGAGCAGAAGCCACTCGCCTTGCTCGACTTCCCGCGCGTGGCGAAGGAAGAGTTCGGCATCTACCACCTCGAACTCAACAACCTATTCATGGCCTCCAAGGACGAATCCTACTGCGGCGAGGTCGCGGCAGCAACCCGGGAGGCAGGCGTTGCCCTGTGGGGAATGGCCGTCGACGGTACGGGCGACCTGAGCCTGCTGGACGAGGCGAAGCGCCAGGAGTCCCTTGCGAACGCTCTGGCCTACTTCGACATCGCCAGTTGGCTGGGCCTCAAGTACTTCCGCGTCAACACGGGCGGAAGCGCGGAGAGTGGTCCCGACGAGCTGGCGGCCTGCATCAAGAGCTTCCGTGCGCTGGCCGAGGAGGGTGCACGGCGGGGCATCAAGATTGCGACCGAGAACCATGGTGGCCTGGCCACCCAGCCGGATAACATGATCAAGCTCATCCAGGGCGTCGGCCTCGACACCATGGCTTCGCTCCCCGACTACGGCAACTTCGACGACTCCTTCCGCTACGAAGGCATGGCAAAGATCATGCCCTACGCAGTCGGTGTCCACGCAAAATGGAACAAGCGCGACGGTGGTCGCATCGACATCCCGCGGATGGTCCAGATCACCCGCGACGGCGGCTATGACGGCCCCATCTTCATCGAGGACGGCAAGGGCGACGACCATCGCGCCGTGCTGCAACTGAAGGGCGCGCTGATGGCCTGCATGCCCGAGTACGAGGACATCATCTAG